CTTCAAAAACAAGAAATCAGTCAAACGCTCCAAAACTTAAGAATCGATGAATCGGAAAGAATGGCCGACTTACTCGTGAGTTTGGGTTTAAAAAATATTCCCGACGAATGGGCTTCTGTATTTTCTGAAAAAAGATCGGACTCTCTTCTTGTTTTAGCAGAAAAGGTTGTTAAAATTTTACAAGACACTAACACAATTCAAATTGCTGCAAACCGAGCCATCAAAATTGCCCAAGCACTAAAGAACTTCACTCACTTCGACCCAAAAGAAGAAAAAAGAACCATTCATTTAGCGGACTCAATACAAAACGTAATCGCAGTTTTAGCAGGATACTTTAAACAAGGAATTCAAATCACCACAAACTTCCAACAAATTTCACCTATTTCATGTTATCCGGATGAGTTAAATCAAGTTTGGGCAAATCTAATCCAAAATGCCATCCAATCTATGAATGGAAAAGGCGAACTAAAAATTGAGATCGGACAAACCCAAAAAGACGGTATAATTTATGTTTTTGTTTCCATTCAAGATTCAGGCCCAGGCATTCCCAAAGAAATCCTGGATAAAATTTTTGATCCTTTTTTTACAACAAAACCTGTGGGACAAGGTACGGGACTTGGACTTTACATTTCCAAACAAGTCATAGAAAAACACAACGGAATCATTGAAATCAATTCAAAACCCAAAAATACAAAGTTTACCATTTTTCTACCTTACGAGGAATAAAAGAAATGGAAGTTTTGACTGGCGCGTTTTAGTTACTTTTAATTTCCATAAAATTACCTAGGAGCCGGCAAACGAAAACTAACAACCGTTCCCTTACCTTTTTCACTAGTTGCCCAAATTTCACCACCATGTAATTTAATAAATTCACTACAAAGGATGAGACCAAGTCCAGTCCCCTTTTCACCTTCCAATCCAATACTCGTTACTTGTGCATCAACCCGGAATAATTTCTCTAGATCCGAACTACCCATCCCAATTCCATTATCATGGCACTCCACACGAATCCCGTCTTCATCTTGTTTTACAATGATCTTAATTTCACCGTTTTCATTTGTAAATTTGATTGAGTTGGTAATTAAGTTGCGAAGTACAGCCTGAATCATTTCAGAATCTGCATACACATAAGCCGACTCTTCTGCAATATCCGTAGTGATGCGGATGGATTTTTTTTTGATCAAGGAATCCACTTGGTCAGTGATTTTTGTGACAAGATGGATAAGATTGACTTGTTTGGGCCGAAATGGCATATTTCCTGTTTGGGTTCTTGCCCAATCCAAAAGCTGCTCTAGTAGTCCATAGAGTAAAGATGCGGAATTTTGAATTTCAAAGATAGTGTCTTTTTTTTCTGCATTCGTATGTGAGTCAAAGTCTTCATATAGAATTTCTGTTAGCTGCTTAAAAGCTCCTAGCGGATTTCTTAAATCATGGGCAATGATAGAAAAAAATATATCCTTTGTGTGATTGGACTCACTTAAGAGTTTTTCAGAAGTGTGTAAGGCTTCTATGGCTTTGTTCTTTTCAAAAACTTGTTTTCTCAGTAGTTTCGTTCGGTCAAAAACCTTTTTTTCCAATTCAAAACGATAAGTGATGAGACGTTGGTATTGTAAGGTAATGAACTCAGACAAAATAGAAAACGGAATTAGAAAAGAAATCAGATAAATATAAGAATCAAAAACTCCCTTGTATACAAATGGGCCAACTCCCATCCTTGTCATCAGTATACTGGATAGGTATAAAAGAAATACACCTAAGGTAACACCGCGGACCTGGAACCGATAACCTAAATAAATCAGAATTAAAAAAGATAAAAAGAAAAGATAAGGGAAGTGATAAACAATCACTGCCTGCACGAGAATAAAAGCTGTTGTCCATAAAATCAGTTTACTAGACAGATCCTCAAGTCGAAATTTCCTCCAAGCCATAAAGAATGGTACGGTGATAAAAATTCCAATTGTATCTCCAAAAATGATAACGAGTAAGGTTCTAACAATTTCAGAAAAATTTAATTTATAAAAATACCCGAAATAATAGAGAACTCCTCCCAAACATAAAATGGAAATTGCACTCGATAAAAAAGATACATAAGCAACGAAATAAAAATTATCTTTCGCGGAATTCAGGTTCTTACGAATTTTTTTCTGCCAAAAGGTATAAGCCAATGTTGATTGAAATGTATCTACCCCAGCGGTAAGACAAATACTAAGATACAAATCAAACTGGCTCAAACCATGTTGGCTACTGATGAGCCCATCCTGATTCGCAAGGAAACTGGCAAGCCAAACGACAGGTAAAAAACGATATCCAAAAAATAAACAACCAATAAGACCAATTCCAGAAGGGATCCAGAGGACGGCCAAGTTCATAGGTTGGAAAGAGAAAAATTCCATTCCCAATTTGGCAGTTCCAATATAGAGTAGAAATAAAATGAATCCCTTTAGGAATTGCTTCCAGTTCATGCGGATAGAATAAACGAAGGACAATTGGAGAAAAGCGAAATTATCCTTAGAATTTACCTGAAAATCGGAGATTAATTTCCAGAGAGAAGAGACTGAAAATCTTTTTTTATGTCCTTACTTTTCATAAAGTAAGTGCCAATTAACATAGAATCAACGATCCCTTTGTATTTTTGCCAATCATCATAACTTTTGATTCCAGATTCAGCAACACGAATGATGGAATCATCTAGTTCAGGAGCAATGTCCTCAATTAGGTTTTGATGAATTTCAAATGTATCCAGATCTCTAGTGTTGATACCGATAGTAGTGGCTCCAGCATCAAGGGCTGTTTTTACTTCTTCACGATTATGTGTTTCCACAAGAATCGAAAGTCCTAAGTTTTTTGCATGTTGCAGTAAGGAAGTTAAGTCACGGGGAGAAAGGATTCTTACAATGAGTAAAATGGCAGAAGCACCATAAGAATAGGCTTCATCAATTTGAACAGGATCTATGATAAAGTCTTTTCGAATCACAGGAATAGATACGGACTCCGCGACTGATTTGAGATCATTTAAAGATCCAAAAAAATACTGTGAATCAGTGAGGACAGAGATCGCCCCTGCTCCTGCAGATTCGTAAATGGATGCAATTTCAACAGGGTGGTAATCAGGGCGAAGGATTCCAGAACTAGGGCTTCCTTTTTTGCATTCCGCAATGACTGAAATGGAATTTGTTTTGAGTCTTGGCTCCCAAGGCCTTATGGGAATGACACGAGGAGGAAGAGTCTTCCCCCTGGACAAACGAACTTCTTCGTGTTTGGTCTCTACAATCTTATGTAAAATAGGGTTCACGGATTTATGCTTAAAACGCTTTTAGCGCAGCATCTTCCGAGTCATAAATATCAAAAAGAGAAGTAAGTTCAATAACATCAAAGATACGTTTGACAGCAGGTTTGATGTTCGAAATTTTCAAAGATCCCTCTTTGGAATTGAGCTTGCGAAGTGTGGAAATACAAGCTCTGAATCCAGAAGATGACATGTATTCAACATCCTTCATGTTTAAAAGAACTTTTCTATGACCAGCGTTATCGATGAGTTCCATGAGGCCCTCTTCCACTTCATTTGCCACAGAAACGTCCAATCGACCTTCCAGATAAACGACTAGTTTTCCGTCTTTCACTTCGTGTTTTAGCACCGATTTACCCAACCTGATATGATTTTACAAAATCAACGTAATTTAACGGAGTGTCAATCAATGTTTTCTGAATCCATTCCGACAGCTTCTGACCTAGACAGGTTCCAAAATTTCCTCATTTTAGGAGGAGGTTCCTCTGGAGATTCCTCTGCCAAATTATTAAACTCTCTAGGCAAACGGTGTTTGCTTGCAGACAAATTTCCCGACCGCGCCAACAAAGAAATATACACTTCTGTTTTGTCAGACAATTACCCACAGGAAGTTCTGGTAGGAATTGATTGTATCATCAAAAGCCCAGGCATCCTACCTGACCATCCCATCTTGGAAGAAGCCAAAACAAAAGAGATTCCTATTTTGAGTGAAATTTCTTTGGCTCGAATTTTTTTCAAAGGCCGGGTTATTGGAATTACTGGTACGGATGGAAAATCAACCACAACGGCACTTACCTATCACATTCTAAAATCAAAATTTCCAAATTCAAAAATGGGAGGAAATATTGGAATTCCCTTTACCTCTTTTTGTTTAGAGCCCTTGGATTTAGTAGTTTTAGAACTTTCTAGTTACCAACTAGATGATTCACCTAATCTACATTTAACGGCATCAGCAATTTTAAATTTGGCATCTGACCATTTGGAA
This genomic interval from Leptospira brenneri contains the following:
- a CDS encoding STAS domain-containing protein encodes the protein MLKHEVKDGKLVVYLEGRLDVSVANEVEEGLMELIDNAGHRKVLLNMKDVEYMSSSGFRACISTLRKLNSKEGSLKISNIKPAVKRIFDVIELTSLFDIYDSEDAALKAF
- the trpC gene encoding indole-3-glycerol phosphate synthase TrpC, which encodes MNPILHKIVETKHEEVRLSRGKTLPPRVIPIRPWEPRLKTNSISVIAECKKGSPSSGILRPDYHPVEIASIYESAGAGAISVLTDSQYFFGSLNDLKSVAESVSIPVIRKDFIIDPVQIDEAYSYGASAILLIVRILSPRDLTSLLQHAKNLGLSILVETHNREEVKTALDAGATTIGINTRDLDTFEIHQNLIEDIAPELDDSIIRVAESGIKSYDDWQKYKGIVDSMLIGTYFMKSKDIKKDFQSLLSGN
- a CDS encoding ATP-binding protein, with amino-acid sequence MNWKQFLKGFILFLLYIGTAKLGMEFFSFQPMNLAVLWIPSGIGLIGCLFFGYRFLPVVWLASFLANQDGLISSQHGLSQFDLYLSICLTAGVDTFQSTLAYTFWQKKIRKNLNSAKDNFYFVAYVSFLSSAISILCLGGVLYYFGYFYKLNFSEIVRTLLVIIFGDTIGIFITVPFFMAWRKFRLEDLSSKLILWTTAFILVQAVIVYHFPYLFFLSFLILIYLGYRFQVRGVTLGVFLLYLSSILMTRMGVGPFVYKGVFDSYIYLISFLIPFSILSEFITLQYQRLITYRFELEKKVFDRTKLLRKQVFEKNKAIEALHTSEKLLSESNHTKDIFFSIIAHDLRNPLGAFKQLTEILYEDFDSHTNAEKKDTIFEIQNSASLLYGLLEQLLDWARTQTGNMPFRPKQVNLIHLVTKITDQVDSLIKKKSIRITTDIAEESAYVYADSEMIQAVLRNLITNSIKFTNENGEIKIIVKQDEDGIRVECHDNGIGMGSSDLEKLFRVDAQVTSIGLEGEKGTGLGLILCSEFIKLHGGEIWATSEKGKGTVVSFRLPAPR